The following coding sequences are from one Gemmatimonadaceae bacterium window:
- the rpoN gene encoding RNA polymerase factor sigma-54, whose translation MKAGLSQSTQLRQELKINPRLYQAMDLLYMPLLDLQQHLKQELLNNPFLDMVELEEEEGEEEDETPEPEAATEQKDSSDEIDWEEILLDGFDTGGRREEHEEREYYEPVTVDTRDLSDHLADQITLLDLTPRQQLLADEFIGNINEDGYLACPLDDLLVAVNDTILKAAEATERDTEDLPLYTIEEVEDMLRTVQTLDPPGVGARDLRECLMLQLREAGLEQSVPFRLVRDCFDELINHRWSEISKRFGISPGDVQRAADEIKKLDPKPGLVYSSASDNYIIPDLIVEKIDGRYHVFLNDANLPRLKLSRAYQEIARDKKKFEGENKEFISNKLNSANWMIQAIEQRRQTMLKVMNYIVDRQRDFFEKGVQYLKPLTLREVAEVINMHESTVSRVTNEKFVQTPRGVLPLKFFFSSGLSTTAGEDVSARGIKAQIEKLVGEEDPKHPLTDQAIVNILKEGGVQIARRTVAKYRDQLGVLSARMRKRV comes from the coding sequence ATGAAAGCTGGCCTTTCTCAGAGCACGCAGCTCAGGCAGGAACTCAAGATCAACCCTCGCCTGTATCAGGCGATGGATCTGCTGTACATGCCGTTGCTGGACCTGCAGCAACACCTCAAGCAGGAGCTGCTGAACAATCCCTTCCTCGACATGGTCGAGCTCGAGGAAGAGGAGGGCGAGGAAGAGGACGAGACGCCGGAACCAGAGGCGGCCACCGAACAAAAGGACAGCAGCGACGAGATCGACTGGGAGGAGATCCTCCTCGACGGGTTCGACACCGGCGGCCGGCGCGAAGAGCACGAAGAGCGCGAGTACTACGAGCCCGTCACCGTCGACACGCGCGACCTCTCGGACCACCTCGCCGATCAGATCACACTGCTCGACCTCACGCCGCGCCAGCAGCTCCTCGCCGACGAATTCATCGGCAATATCAACGAAGACGGCTATCTCGCGTGCCCGCTCGACGACCTGCTCGTGGCCGTCAACGACACGATTCTCAAGGCCGCCGAGGCGACCGAGCGCGACACCGAAGACCTGCCGCTCTACACGATCGAGGAAGTCGAGGACATGCTGCGCACGGTGCAGACCCTCGACCCGCCCGGTGTCGGCGCGCGCGACCTGCGCGAATGCCTCATGCTCCAGCTCCGCGAGGCGGGGCTCGAGCAGTCGGTCCCGTTCCGCCTCGTCCGCGACTGCTTCGACGAGTTGATCAACCACCGGTGGAGCGAGATCTCCAAACGGTTCGGCATCAGCCCGGGCGACGTCCAGCGCGCGGCCGACGAGATCAAGAAGCTCGACCCCAAGCCCGGCCTCGTCTACTCGAGCGCCAGCGACAACTACATCATCCCCGATCTCATCGTCGAGAAGATCGACGGGCGCTACCACGTCTTCCTCAACGACGCGAACCTGCCGCGCCTCAAGCTGAGCCGCGCCTACCAGGAGATCGCGCGCGACAAGAAGAAGTTCGAGGGTGAGAACAAGGAGTTCATCTCCAACAAGCTCAACTCGGCGAACTGGATGATCCAGGCGATCGAGCAGCGCCGCCAGACGATGCTCAAGGTGATGAACTACATCGTCGACCGGCAGCGCGACTTCTTCGAGAAGGGCGTGCAGTACCTCAAGCCGCTCACGCTCCGCGAAGTCGCCGAAGTCATCAACATGCACGAGTCGACGGTCAGCCGCGTGACGAACGAAAAGTTCGTCCAGACGCCGCGCGGCGTGCTCCCGCTCAAGTTCTTCTTCTCGTCGGGCTTGTCGACGACCGCCGGCGAAGACGTCTCGGCGCGCGGCATCAAGGCGCAGATCGAGAAGCTGGTCGGCGAGGAGGATCCCAAGCATCCGCTCACCGACCAGGCCATCGTGAACATCCTCAAGGAGGGCGGGGTACAGATCGCCCGCCGCACGGTGGCGAAGTACCGCGACCAACTCGGAGTCCTGTCCGCAAGAATGCGAAAGAGGGTATGA
- a CDS encoding glycosyltransferase family 2 protein, with protein sequence MTSTIGAPMNPSAGSSLDAQRRLRAGGGDSVDVSVLVPAKDEAENLPLFMAQAAEAFAVSPHSYEVVVIDDGSVDRTWAVLQGLAEQYPFLRLQRHRTRRGIADALRTGYLAARGDVLVFYPADLQFKPEDIPRLVTPIFAGESDMVTGFKEGHYDKAFVSNIYNRLSRSLFNVPVKDLNSVKAYRREVMDSLPTRPDWHRYMVVMAAAQGFMISEIPVPLYPRHAGKSKFATWHRIPVGVLDMLAVWFELRFSQKPLLLFGMLGAALFAASTLFGLIALVFVRTLAIRPLWTVIQTCLILGSVFFATGLIGEQIAGQRAQLRELQRQIDAMDAARDRR encoded by the coding sequence ATGACCTCAACGATCGGGGCGCCGATGAACCCGTCCGCGGGCAGCAGCCTCGATGCGCAGCGACGACTTCGCGCCGGGGGAGGGGACTCGGTCGACGTCTCCGTGCTCGTCCCCGCGAAAGACGAAGCCGAGAACCTGCCGCTCTTCATGGCGCAGGCAGCCGAGGCGTTCGCAGTGTCGCCCCACAGCTACGAGGTCGTCGTCATCGACGACGGCAGCGTCGATCGGACATGGGCCGTGCTCCAGGGGTTGGCGGAGCAATATCCGTTTCTCCGGCTTCAGCGCCATCGAACGCGCCGCGGCATCGCCGACGCGCTGCGCACGGGGTATCTCGCCGCGCGCGGCGACGTGCTCGTCTTCTATCCGGCCGACTTGCAGTTCAAGCCGGAAGACATCCCCCGGCTCGTCACGCCGATTTTCGCCGGCGAGTCCGACATGGTCACGGGATTCAAGGAAGGACACTACGACAAGGCGTTCGTCTCCAACATCTACAACCGACTCAGCCGATCGCTGTTCAACGTTCCGGTCAAGGACCTGAACTCGGTCAAGGCGTATCGCCGCGAAGTGATGGACAGCCTGCCGACGCGTCCCGATTGGCATCGCTACATGGTGGTCATGGCGGCGGCGCAGGGTTTCATGATTTCCGAAATCCCCGTTCCGCTCTATCCGCGACACGCCGGGAAGTCGAAGTTCGCGACGTGGCATCGTATCCCCGTTGGCGTGCTCGACATGCTCGCGGTGTGGTTCGAGCTCCGCTTCAGCCAGAAGCCGCTGCTCCTTTTCGGTATGCTCGGGGCGGCGCTGTTCGCGGCGAGTACGCTGTTCGGCCTCATCGCGCTCGTCTTCGTGCGCACGCTCGCCATTCGACCGCTGTGGACCGTGATTCAGACGTGCCTGATCCTCGGCAGCGTCTTCTTCGCCACGGGGCTGATCGGTGAGCAGATCGCGGGGCAGCGCGCGCAGCTTCGCGAATTGCAGCGCCAGATCGACGCAATGGACGCCGCGCGCGACCGGCGCTGA
- a CDS encoding glycosyltransferase produces MRVLFLTHSFPRQRGDPPGSFVLRLASALRGEGFDTRVVAPAAPGYPEHATLDDVPVDRFHYAPRRFETLAYTGTMASQVQASWSARFTLLGFLGAEFRSAVRARREFKPDVVHAHWWFPNGLVGTWLGRLANKPLVTTLHGSDVRLARSVALARPAFRHVLHRSAAVTAVSRWLASEVQEVISAPAPVVAPMPVATELFSPDGVASRGNRLLFVGRLNKQKGIELLLHVMTKLADPSMGLDVVGDGEDRERLLQLAAGLGLDTRVTWHGAVPQDKLAAFYRRAVALVVPSIEEGLGLVAVEAQLCGTPVVAFASGGLTDVVQDDRTGILVPDVDAAALAAAITSLLSRDDRGASLGAAGRMHALATFAPESVARRYADVYKSAIAASPR; encoded by the coding sequence ATGAGAGTTCTCTTTCTCACGCACTCGTTCCCCCGGCAACGCGGCGACCCGCCGGGCTCGTTCGTGCTCCGGCTCGCGTCGGCGTTGCGCGGCGAGGGGTTCGACACGCGCGTCGTCGCGCCGGCCGCGCCGGGCTATCCCGAACACGCGACGCTCGACGACGTGCCGGTGGACCGCTTCCACTACGCTCCGCGCCGCTTCGAGACGCTCGCCTACACCGGCACGATGGCATCGCAGGTTCAGGCGTCGTGGAGCGCGCGGTTCACGCTCCTCGGATTCCTCGGCGCCGAATTTCGGTCGGCCGTTCGCGCGCGCCGCGAATTCAAGCCCGATGTCGTCCACGCGCACTGGTGGTTCCCGAACGGGCTCGTGGGAACGTGGCTCGGCCGGCTCGCGAACAAACCGCTCGTGACGACGCTCCACGGAAGCGACGTGCGCCTCGCACGGTCGGTCGCGCTCGCGCGCCCGGCGTTCCGCCACGTGCTGCATCGCTCGGCCGCCGTCACCGCCGTATCGCGATGGCTCGCGTCGGAAGTCCAGGAAGTGATCTCGGCGCCGGCTCCCGTCGTCGCGCCGATGCCAGTGGCGACCGAGCTCTTTTCCCCGGACGGCGTCGCTTCCCGCGGGAACCGCCTGCTGTTCGTCGGACGGCTCAACAAGCAGAAGGGAATCGAGCTCCTGCTTCACGTGATGACGAAGCTGGCGGACCCGTCGATGGGCCTCGACGTCGTCGGCGACGGCGAGGATCGAGAGCGGTTGCTCCAGCTCGCCGCCGGCCTTGGACTCGACACTCGTGTGACCTGGCATGGCGCCGTTCCGCAGGACAAACTCGCCGCGTTTTACCGACGGGCGGTCGCCCTCGTCGTTCCGTCGATAGAAGAGGGGCTCGGTCTCGTCGCGGTCGAAGCCCAGCTGTGCGGTACACCGGTCGTCGCGTTCGCGTCGGGTGGACTCACCGACGTCGTGCAGGACGATCGCACTGGGATTCTCGTCCCCGATGTGGACGCGGCGGCTCTCGCGGCGGCGATCACGTCGTTGCTCTCCCGCGACGACCGTGGCGCGTCGCTCGGCGCCGCTGGACGCATGCATGCCCTCGCCACCTTTGCCCCAGAGTCGGTTGCCCGACGCTACGCCGACGTCTACAAGTCCGCCATCGCCGCCTCGCCGCGATAA
- a CDS encoding lysylphosphatidylglycerol synthase domain-containing protein — translation MATIVVAWFVGKALVEQWHDVTRQPLELHPNWLIIAASALVVLGAYAVLIEAWRRILVAWNTSLAFWPAVRIMSVSRLGLYVPGRIWQMTAMSTMAEREGVKWQAAVGSSVLNTIVNIAMGFLVALVAGWRSFDKISQGRTGLGVTLLAVVLGAVLLLPSALPLILSAARRLTKKDVPDVTLPHRAVYLAIGANIAAWLLYGAAFQLFVRGVTGSAPGSYADYVTAFAWPYLVGYLALVVPGGLGVREGMLAVTLGALNLATPATAVVIAVSSRLWLSLLEVVPGLLFLRRTGGSRSRAQPT, via the coding sequence GTGGCGACGATCGTCGTCGCCTGGTTCGTCGGCAAGGCGCTCGTCGAGCAGTGGCACGACGTCACCCGCCAACCGCTCGAGCTCCACCCGAATTGGCTGATCATCGCCGCGTCGGCGCTCGTCGTCCTCGGCGCGTACGCGGTACTGATCGAGGCGTGGCGACGCATTCTCGTCGCTTGGAACACGTCGCTCGCCTTCTGGCCGGCAGTGCGCATCATGAGCGTTTCGAGATTGGGGCTCTATGTGCCGGGCCGCATCTGGCAGATGACCGCCATGTCCACCATGGCCGAGCGCGAAGGAGTGAAGTGGCAGGCGGCCGTCGGCTCATCGGTGCTGAACACCATCGTGAACATCGCGATGGGCTTCCTGGTCGCCCTCGTCGCCGGATGGCGCTCGTTCGACAAGATCTCTCAGGGAAGAACGGGCTTGGGCGTGACGTTGCTTGCCGTCGTTCTCGGCGCCGTGTTGCTCTTGCCGAGCGCGCTGCCGCTCATCCTGAGCGCGGCGCGAAGGCTGACAAAGAAGGATGTTCCGGACGTGACCCTTCCGCACCGAGCGGTGTATCTCGCCATCGGCGCGAACATCGCGGCGTGGTTGCTGTACGGCGCGGCGTTCCAGCTGTTCGTTCGCGGTGTGACGGGGAGTGCGCCGGGTTCGTACGCCGACTACGTCACCGCTTTCGCCTGGCCGTACCTCGTCGGTTATCTTGCGCTCGTCGTTCCGGGCGGACTCGGCGTTCGCGAGGGGATGTTGGCCGTTACGCTCGGAGCGCTCAACCTGGCGACACCGGCGACGGCAGTAGTCATCGCCGTCAGCTCGCGTCTTTGGCTGTCACTGCTGGAGGTCGTCCCGGGTCTTCTGTTTCTGAGGCGCACCGGCGGATCACGTTCTCGAGCACAACCGACCTGA